The genomic region CTCCCAGTAGCGACCAGACCACGGCACCCGCGACAGCGACACCCAGCGCGCCGGCCGAATTACGGGAGACGCCGGTGACGAGCAGCCCCGCCACGGCGATGACGGCCGCGAGGCCAAACACCCGCTCGGGCGTTTTGAGCGCGCCGAGGGCGAGTGCGAGGGCTGTCCCGGCGATGGCAAAGCCCGCAACGATATCGGCGAGGTAGTGGACGCCAAGTACTAGTCGGGAGAGCCCGATGAGGGCAATGATTGTCGCGGCGACAGCGGTGCGCTGTCGACGCGTGCCGACCCGGAGCGCCCACGCGATGCCGCCCCAGACGAGCAGCGAAAGGGTGGCGTGGCCGCTCGGGAAGCCGAACCCCTCTCCGGTCGCCATCGACTCGTAGGCACCCCGTAGCGCCGCCGGGAGCAGTTCGGCGTGGGTGGCTGTGCCCGCCCCGGGTGGCCGCGGCAGCGCGAACACGCCCTTCAGTGACACGACGAGCGCGACACCGACGGCGAGTAGCGCTACCAGCATTACCGTCCGGTCGCGAGTGAGGTCCTGCCCAAATTTCGGCGTCCACGGGCCGAGCCAGTACAGCAGGCCACAGGCCAGAAACGTGAACCAGAAATCTCCCAGCTGGGTGATCAGCGCGAACAGCACGACGACCGCGCCGGGCAGCGCTGACAGCACCTCGGTGACCCCGACACCCCGTATCACTGTCGCCAGTCACGCACGCGGTCGACGAGCCGTCCGGGGAGGCCGGTGGCAGTAAGGGTCACACCGACCGCAATCATGATCGCATAGAGGCCCAGCGTTGACAGCCAGATGACCAGCATCGCCAGCACAGCATAGAGCCCCTCCAGATAGTAGAACGCGCCAAGGGTCATGATCGTGCCGTACAGCAAGACGATGTAGGGGCCCCACTGGCGGGCGTGGCCGCGGCGCATCCGGCGGCGGACGTACTGCTTGAGGTCCGACCGCACCTCGTCACGGTGGAGCGTCCGGCCCTCGATGTCCTCGCGGAACGACTCGAACTCCTCGCGGAGTTCCTGTAGTTCCTCATCTGTCAGCGTATCAGTGTCTCGTCCGGTCGGCCCGGTTCCGGCTGGCGGGGGCGTGTCGGTCTCGTCAGCGTCCTCACTCATCGCTTTGCCGGACCGTCGGCGCGATACCTGTTGTAGTTGCCGGTCCGCGAGCGCCGCGTTGACCGCTGCCCCCACGAGGAGCACCTGTCCGGCGAAGTAAAACCACGTCACGAGCAACAGGACTCCACCGATGACGCCATACACTTGATAGGAATCGGCCT from Haloarcula sp. H-GB4 harbors:
- a CDS encoding phosphatase PAP2 family protein gives rise to the protein MIRGVGVTEVLSALPGAVVVLFALITQLGDFWFTFLACGLLYWLGPWTPKFGQDLTRDRTVMLVALLAVGVALVVSLKGVFALPRPPGAGTATHAELLPAALRGAYESMATGEGFGFPSGHATLSLLVWGGIAWALRVGTRRQRTAVAATIIALIGLSRLVLGVHYLADIVAGFAIAGTALALALGALKTPERVFGLAAVIAVAGLLVTGVSRNSAGALGVAVAGAVVWSLLGDAIPEPTRHGVGITALLGVVSVGTLLGVTFGLDPTPGVVTVLAGLGTGALLTLPLAGERLAEKY